One Aphidius gifuensis isolate YNYX2018 linkage group LG5, ASM1490517v1, whole genome shotgun sequence genomic region harbors:
- the LOC122856992 gene encoding protein pellino isoform X2 yields MVICSDGDGTEGSLVVEQTTDTVDPPHSPTSKHNNSRPYVNPHGSNSHHNNDKTKTLTKYGELVILGYNGFLPPGDRGRRRSKFILYKRSVANGVKRSKHYVVKTPHNSQAVLNVKQHSISYTLSRTQAVIVEYTEDDNTDMFQIGRSSEPPIDFVVMDTYPANDNGPSNESRMAQSTISRFACRILTDRHNPTITRIYAAGFDSSRNIFLGKATKWQENREIDGLTTNGILIMHPQGQFCGGEAKCGAWREISVGGGVFSLRESRSAQQKGNVVDDEDNILKDGTLIDLCGATLLWRSAEGLSKSPTKHDLEELVDAINAGRPQCPVGLNTLVIPRKTVSDSAQQQPYVYLKCGHVQGYHDWGQEKDKVTRRCPMCLEAGPTVKLCMGIEPAFYVDRGPPTYAFNPCGHMATEKTVKYWEKIAIPHGTNGYIAICPFCAVPLEGSPGYVKLIFQDNVD; encoded by the exons ATGGTGATTTg ctctgATGGAGATGGTACAGAAGGTTCATTAGTTGTTGAACAAACTACTGATACAGTTGATCCACCTCATAGTCCAACAAGTAAACATAATAACAGTCGTCCTTATGTTAATCCTCATGGAAGTAACAGTCATCATAACAATGACAAAACAAAAACTTTGACGAAATATGGAGAACTCGTTATTTTAgg ttaCAATGGATTTCTTCCACCTGGCGATCGTGGTCGTCGTCGaagtaaatttatactttACAAAAGATCAGTAGCAAATGGAGTGAAACGAAGTAAACATTATGTTGTTAAAACACCTCACAATTCACAGGctgttttaaatgttaaacaaCATTCTATATCTTATACACTTTCACGAACTCAAGCAGTCATAGTTGAATACACAGAAGACGATAATACTGATATGtttcag ATTGGTCGTTCATCAGAGCCACcaattgattttgttgttatGGATACATATCCAGCAAATGATAATGGACCAAGTAATGAAAGTAGAATGGCACAAAGTACAATTAGTAGATTTGCTTGTCGTATATTAACTGATCGTCATAATCCAACAATAACAAGAATTTATGCTGCTGGTTTTGATAGttcaagaaatatttttttagga AAAGCAACAAAATGGCAAGAGAATCGTGAAATTGATGGTTTAACAACAAATGGTATATTAATAATGCATCCACAAGGACAATTTTGTGGTGGTGAAGCTAAATGTGGTGCATGGAGAGAAATaagtgttggtggtggtgtatTTTCATTACGTGAAAGTCGTAGTGCACAACAAAAAggtaatgttgttgatgatgaagataatatattaaaagatGGTACACTTATTGATTTATGTGGTGCAACATTACTTTGGAGATCAGCTGAAGGTTTATCAAAATCACCA acAAAACATGATTTAGAAGAATTGGTAGATGCTATTAATGCTGGTAGACCACAATGTCCAGTTGGTTTAAATACACTTGTTATACCAAGAAAAACAGTTAGTGATTCAGCTCAACAACAGccttatgtttatttaaaatgtggCCATGTACAGGGTTATCATGATTGGGGccaagaaaaagataaagttACAAGACGTTGTCCAATGTGTTTAGAAGCTGGACCAACTGTTAAATTATGCATGGGTATTGAGCCAGCATTTTATGTTGACAGAGGACCACCAACTTATGCATTTAATCCATGTGGTCATATGGCTACTGAAAAGACTGTCAA atACTGGGAAAAAATAGCAATTCCACATGGTACCAATGGTTACATTGCAATATGTCCATTTTGTGCCGTTCCACTAGAAGGTAGCCCTGgttatgtaaaattaatatttcaagatAATGTTgattaa
- the LOC122856992 gene encoding protein pellino isoform X1, translated as MVICSDGDGTEGSLVVEQTTDTVDPPHSPTSKHNNSRPYVNPHGSNSHHNNDKTKTLTKYGELVILGYNGFLPPGDRGRRRSKFILYKRSVANGVKRSKHYVVKTPHNSQAVLNVKQHSISYTLSRTQAVIVEYTEDDNTDMFQIGRSSEPPIDFVVMDTYPANDNGPSNESRMAQSTISRFACRILTDRHNPTITRIYAAGFDSSRNIFLGEKATKWQENREIDGLTTNGILIMHPQGQFCGGEAKCGAWREISVGGGVFSLRESRSAQQKGNVVDDEDNILKDGTLIDLCGATLLWRSAEGLSKSPTKHDLEELVDAINAGRPQCPVGLNTLVIPRKTVSDSAQQQPYVYLKCGHVQGYHDWGQEKDKVTRRCPMCLEAGPTVKLCMGIEPAFYVDRGPPTYAFNPCGHMATEKTVKYWEKIAIPHGTNGYIAICPFCAVPLEGSPGYVKLIFQDNVD; from the exons ATGGTGATTTg ctctgATGGAGATGGTACAGAAGGTTCATTAGTTGTTGAACAAACTACTGATACAGTTGATCCACCTCATAGTCCAACAAGTAAACATAATAACAGTCGTCCTTATGTTAATCCTCATGGAAGTAACAGTCATCATAACAATGACAAAACAAAAACTTTGACGAAATATGGAGAACTCGTTATTTTAgg ttaCAATGGATTTCTTCCACCTGGCGATCGTGGTCGTCGTCGaagtaaatttatactttACAAAAGATCAGTAGCAAATGGAGTGAAACGAAGTAAACATTATGTTGTTAAAACACCTCACAATTCACAGGctgttttaaatgttaaacaaCATTCTATATCTTATACACTTTCACGAACTCAAGCAGTCATAGTTGAATACACAGAAGACGATAATACTGATATGtttcag ATTGGTCGTTCATCAGAGCCACcaattgattttgttgttatGGATACATATCCAGCAAATGATAATGGACCAAGTAATGAAAGTAGAATGGCACAAAGTACAATTAGTAGATTTGCTTGTCGTATATTAACTGATCGTCATAATCCAACAATAACAAGAATTTATGCTGCTGGTTTTGATAGttcaagaaatatttttttagga GAGAAAGCAACAAAATGGCAAGAGAATCGTGAAATTGATGGTTTAACAACAAATGGTATATTAATAATGCATCCACAAGGACAATTTTGTGGTGGTGAAGCTAAATGTGGTGCATGGAGAGAAATaagtgttggtggtggtgtatTTTCATTACGTGAAAGTCGTAGTGCACAACAAAAAggtaatgttgttgatgatgaagataatatattaaaagatGGTACACTTATTGATTTATGTGGTGCAACATTACTTTGGAGATCAGCTGAAGGTTTATCAAAATCACCA acAAAACATGATTTAGAAGAATTGGTAGATGCTATTAATGCTGGTAGACCACAATGTCCAGTTGGTTTAAATACACTTGTTATACCAAGAAAAACAGTTAGTGATTCAGCTCAACAACAGccttatgtttatttaaaatgtggCCATGTACAGGGTTATCATGATTGGGGccaagaaaaagataaagttACAAGACGTTGTCCAATGTGTTTAGAAGCTGGACCAACTGTTAAATTATGCATGGGTATTGAGCCAGCATTTTATGTTGACAGAGGACCACCAACTTATGCATTTAATCCATGTGGTCATATGGCTACTGAAAAGACTGTCAA atACTGGGAAAAAATAGCAATTCCACATGGTACCAATGGTTACATTGCAATATGTCCATTTTGTGCCGTTCCACTAGAAGGTAGCCCTGgttatgtaaaattaatatttcaagatAATGTTgattaa